Proteins found in one Oncorhynchus gorbuscha isolate QuinsamMale2020 ecotype Even-year linkage group LG15, OgorEven_v1.0, whole genome shotgun sequence genomic segment:
- the LOC123998054 gene encoding trypsin-like: MRLLALILLVGAAAAVPREDGKIIGGQECEPHSQPWMASLNYGYHFCGAVLINEQWVLSVAHCWYNPYAMQIMLGEHNLRVFEGTEQLMKTQNIIWHPSYDYQTLDYDMMLIKLFHPVEITDYVKPIPLPTGCPYAGLPCSVSGWGNIATGEEVNMPAHLQCLDVPILEDEKCEMAYPGMLTRRMVCAGYMDGGRDACNGDSGSGLVCLGEVHGLVSWGQGCAVPGYPGVYVKVCEFLPWIDETMKANM; encoded by the exons atgagACTGCTCGCTCTGATACTGCTGGTTGGAGCTGCTG cggCAGTGCCCCGTGAGGATGGTAAGATCATCGGTGGCCAGGAGTGTGAACCTCACTCCCAACCCTGGATGGCCTCCCTCAACTACGGGTACCACTTCTGCGGAGCCGTGCTCATCAATGAGCAGTGGGTGCTCTCTGTCGCTCACTGCTGGTACAA CCCCTACGCTATGCAGATCATGCTTGGAGAGCACAACCTGCGTGTGTTTGAGGGAACTGAGCAGCTCATGAAGACTCAAAACATCATCTGGCATCCCAG ctATGACTACCAGACGCTGGACTATGACATGATGCTGATCAAGCTGTTCCACCCTGTGGAGATCACTGATTATGTGAAGCCCATCCCGTTGCCCACAGGCTGCCCATACGCAGgcctcccctgctctgtctctggctGGGGCAACATCGCCactggagaggagg TAAACATGCCCGCCCATCTGCAGTGTCTGGATGTGCCCATACTGGAGGATGAGAAGTGTGAGATGGCCTACCCTGGCATGCTCACCCGCAGGATGGTGTGTGCTGGATACATGGACGGAGGCAGAGACGCATGCAAC ggggaCTCTGGCAGTGGTCTAGTGTGTTTGGGTGAGGTTCATGGCCTGGTGTCCTGGGGTCAGGGCTGTGCTGTGCCCGGATACCCCGGAGTCTATGTCAAAGTGTGTGAGTTCCTCCCCTGGATCGATGAGACCATGAAGGCCAACATGTAA